The bacterium genome includes the window CACGGTTCTTGCCCGCCTAATGGCTCTCCGGAGTCAACTCGCACACTGCAAAGACCTCCACATCCACCAGCCCTTTGTCCGTGAGCTTGAGCTTGGGGATCACCGGCAGGGCCATGAAGCTCAGCGTCATGAAGGGCTCCGGGAGCGCGCAGCCCAGCGCCCGCGCCGCGGCGGCCAGGCGCTCGAGCCCCGCGGCGGTCTCGGCGATCGGCGCGTCGCTCATGAGACCGCCTACCGGCAGCGGCAGCGCGGCCAGCACGCCCGACTCGTCGGCGACCAGCTTGCCGCCGCCCAGCTCGCGCATGGCGGCCAGGGCCACCTCCATCGCGCGGTCGCTGGCGCCGAGGATGATCAGGTTGTGCGAGTCGTGGGCGACGGTGCTCGCCAGCGCGCCGCGCGCGAGGCCGAAGCCGCGGATGAAGCCGAGCCCCACGTTGCCGGTGCCGCGGTGGCGCTCCACGACCGCCAGCTTGAGCAGGTCGCGCGCGCGGTCCGCCACCAGGAAGCCGCCCTCGCGGCGCGGCGTCTCGATCGCCTCCTCCGTGAGGAGCTGATCGCCCGCGGCGACGATCACGCGCACGCGCGCCGCGCCGCGGTCGGGGATCGCGAAGGGCGTCGCCGAGAGGGCGCCGAGATTCAGGCCCGCGCTCGCCGGCGGCGGACTGGCCGCGGGCTCCTCGAGCAACGCGCCGCCCTCGGCCACCAGGCGTCCCGCGCGGTAGACCTGCCGCACCTTGAAGCTCACGAGGTCCTCGAGCACCACCAGGTCGGCGCGCCGGCCGGGCGCGATCGCGCCGCGATCCGCGAGGCCGAAGTGCTCGGCCGCATTCAGGGTCGCCATCTGGAGGGCGAGCAGGGGATCGAGTCCCTCCTCCACGCAGCGGCGCAGCAGGTGGTCCACATGGCCTTCGTGCAAGAGATCCGCCGGCGTGCGGTCGTCGCTGCACAGCAGCCAGCGCCGCGCGTTTGCCGGCGTCACGCCGCGCACCAGCGCCGCGAGATTGCGCGCGCTCGAGCCCTCGCGGATCATCACGCGCAGGCCGAGCGCGAGCTTGGCCTCGGCCTCGGCCAGCGTCGTGCACTCGTGGTCGGTCTGAATGCCGGCGGCGGCATAGGCCGCGAGTTCACGGCCGGCGAGCCCGGGCGCATGGCCGTCGATCGGCCGCGCGCCCGCGGCGACGAGCTTGGCGAGCACGGCCGGATCGCGGTGGATGACGCCGGGGAAGTTCATCATCTCGGCCAGGCCAAGCACGCCGGGCTCGGCGAGCAGCGCGGCAATGTCCTCGGGGCTGAGCGCCGCGCCCGCCGTCTCGAGATGCGTGGCCGGCACGCAGCTCGGCGCCATGATCGCGATCGAGAGCGGCAGCGCGCGCGCGGCCTCCAGCATCCAGCGCACGCCGGCTGCGCCTTGCACGTTGGCGATCTCGTGCGGATCGGCCACCACCGTGCCCGTGCCGCGCGGCACCACGGCGCGCGCGAACTCGCGCGGCGTCGCCATGCTGCTCTCGATGTGGATGTGCGCATCGATGAAGGCCGGCGCGAGGAAGGCGCCGTTGAGCTCGACCGTGGCGTGCGCCGCGTAACCCGTTCCCAGCGCAGCCACTTCCCCGCCGGCCAGGGCAACCTCGCACTCCATTATAGTGCCGGTGTGCACGCTCACCACGCGGCCGCCGCGCAGCAGCAGGTCGGCGGGCTCGTCCCCCCCTGCAATTTTTATGCGCCGAGCGAGTTGCTCCATGCTTTCCCCTTCCAATCCCGGATTTCCCTGGCT containing:
- the ade gene encoding adenine deaminase — encoded protein: MEQLARRIKIAGGDEPADLLLRGGRVVSVHTGTIMECEVALAGGEVAALGTGYAAHATVELNGAFLAPAFIDAHIHIESSMATPREFARAVVPRGTGTVVADPHEIANVQGAAGVRWMLEAARALPLSIAIMAPSCVPATHLETAGAALSPEDIAALLAEPGVLGLAEMMNFPGVIHRDPAVLAKLVAAGARPIDGHAPGLAGRELAAYAAAGIQTDHECTTLAEAEAKLALGLRVMIREGSSARNLAALVRGVTPANARRWLLCSDDRTPADLLHEGHVDHLLRRCVEEGLDPLLALQMATLNAAEHFGLADRGAIAPGRRADLVVLEDLVSFKVRQVYRAGRLVAEGGALLEEPAASPPPASAGLNLGALSATPFAIPDRGAARVRVIVAAGDQLLTEEAIETPRREGGFLVADRARDLLKLAVVERHRGTGNVGLGFIRGFGLARGALASTVAHDSHNLIILGASDRAMEVALAAMRELGGGKLVADESGVLAALPLPVGGLMSDAPIAETAAGLERLAAAARALGCALPEPFMTLSFMALPVIPKLKLTDKGLVDVEVFAVCELTPESH